One Kitasatospora sp. NBC_01266 genomic window carries:
- a CDS encoding TIGR00730 family Rossman fold protein gives MNITVFCSANPLDARYTAPAAEFARLLGEGGHTLVWGGSDAGLMGQLADGVRAAGGKLVGILVELLAHKAYQDADELVMTADLAERKAQLLARADAVVVLVGGLGTLDEVTEVLELKKHDLHDKPVVVLDSEGFYDGLRTQLRRMDAEGFLPRPLAELITFADTPAEVFGHLAAS, from the coding sequence ATGAACATCACCGTTTTCTGCTCCGCGAACCCACTCGACGCCCGCTACACCGCCCCCGCGGCCGAGTTCGCCCGGCTGCTCGGCGAGGGCGGCCACACCCTGGTCTGGGGCGGCTCCGACGCCGGCCTGATGGGGCAGCTCGCCGACGGCGTCAGGGCGGCCGGCGGCAAGCTGGTCGGCATCCTGGTGGAGCTGCTCGCGCACAAGGCCTACCAGGACGCCGACGAACTGGTGATGACCGCCGACCTGGCCGAGCGCAAGGCCCAGCTGCTGGCCCGGGCGGACGCCGTCGTGGTGCTGGTCGGCGGCCTCGGCACACTGGACGAGGTCACCGAGGTGCTGGAACTGAAGAAGCACGACCTGCACGACAAGCCGGTGGTGGTGCTGGACAGCGAGGGCTTCTACGACGGCCTGCGCACCCAGCTGCGGCGGATGGACGCCGAGGGCTTCCTGCCCCGCCCGCTCGCCGAGCTGATCACCTTCGCCGACACCCCCGCCGAGGTCTTCGGCCACCTCGCCGCCTCCTGA
- a CDS encoding SDR family oxidoreductase: MATHLITGAGSGIGAAVAQRLLDRGDDLWLLARDAGRAAELRERFPGAQTLVGNLTDPGKLAWAFGHQTLPLELDSVLHIAGVVELGPVADTPVKVWNETLAVNLVAPAELTRLLLPQLRQAQGHVVFVNSGAGLAAHADWGSYAASKFGLRALADSLRQEEHAAGVRVTTVYPGRTATAMQLKVHQQEGKVFDAERWIAPDSVATAVLTALDLPRDAELSEITVRPGR; this comes from the coding sequence ATGGCCACTCACCTGATCACCGGCGCCGGCTCAGGCATCGGCGCCGCCGTCGCGCAGCGCCTGCTCGACCGCGGCGACGACCTCTGGCTGCTCGCCCGCGACGCCGGCCGGGCCGCCGAACTGCGCGAACGCTTCCCCGGCGCCCAGACCCTGGTCGGCAACCTCACCGACCCCGGAAAGCTCGCCTGGGCCTTCGGCCACCAGACCCTCCCGCTGGAACTCGACTCGGTGCTGCACATCGCGGGCGTCGTCGAACTCGGCCCGGTCGCCGACACCCCGGTCAAGGTCTGGAACGAGACCCTGGCCGTCAACCTGGTCGCGCCCGCCGAGCTGACCCGCCTGCTGCTGCCCCAGCTGCGCCAGGCCCAGGGCCACGTCGTCTTCGTCAACTCCGGCGCGGGCCTGGCCGCGCACGCCGACTGGGGCTCCTACGCGGCCAGCAAGTTCGGCCTGCGCGCGCTGGCCGACTCGCTGCGCCAGGAGGAGCACGCCGCCGGGGTCCGGGTCACCACCGTCTACCCGGGGCGCACGGCAACCGCGATGCAGCTGAAGGTGCACCAGCAGGAGGGCAAGGTGTTCGACGCCGAGCGCTGGATCGCCCCGGACTCGGTCGCCACCGCCGTCCTGACGGCCCTTGACCTGCCGCGCGACGCCGAGCTCAGCGAGATCACGGTGCGCCCGGGGCGGTAG
- the mnmA gene encoding tRNA 2-thiouridine(34) synthase MnmA, with protein MTDFPGAPSGPQASTRLRVLAAMSGGVDSAVAAARAAEAGHEVTGVHLALSSNPQSFRTGARGCCTLEDSRDARRAADVIGIPFYVWDLAERFREDVIDDFVAEYAAGRTPNPCLRCNEKIKFAALLDKAIALGFDAVCTGHYARIVDLPGGGRELHRAVDGAKDQSYVLGVLDAEQLAHSLFPLGDTTKDEIRLEAERRGLAVAKKPDSHDICFIADGDTQGFLAQHLGAATGDIVDETGAKVGEHDGAYGFTIGQRKGLRIGRPAPDGKPRYVLDISPVNNTVTVGPVEGLDVQGLTAIRPRWCGAEPAGEGRYTAQLRAHGEEVPVTASVVGGELRVRLDRAVRGIAPGQAVVLYDGTRVVGSATIAETERRAVAEI; from the coding sequence ATGACTGACTTCCCAGGCGCCCCGTCCGGGCCACAGGCCAGCACCCGTCTGCGCGTCCTCGCCGCGATGTCCGGCGGGGTCGACTCCGCCGTGGCCGCCGCCCGCGCGGCCGAAGCCGGGCACGAGGTCACCGGGGTGCACCTGGCGCTGTCGTCCAACCCGCAGTCCTTCCGCACCGGCGCCCGCGGCTGCTGCACCCTGGAGGACTCCCGGGACGCCCGCCGGGCCGCTGACGTGATCGGCATCCCGTTCTACGTCTGGGACCTGGCCGAGCGGTTCCGCGAGGACGTGATCGACGACTTCGTCGCCGAGTACGCCGCCGGCCGCACCCCCAACCCCTGCCTGCGCTGCAACGAGAAGATCAAGTTCGCCGCGCTGCTGGACAAGGCGATCGCCCTGGGCTTCGACGCGGTGTGCACCGGCCACTACGCGCGGATCGTCGACCTGCCCGGCGGCGGTCGCGAGTTGCACCGCGCGGTGGATGGGGCCAAGGACCAGTCCTATGTGCTCGGGGTGCTGGACGCCGAGCAGTTGGCGCACTCGCTCTTCCCGCTCGGGGACACGACGAAGGACGAGATCCGCCTGGAGGCCGAGCGCCGGGGCCTGGCGGTGGCCAAGAAGCCGGACAGCCACGACATCTGCTTCATCGCCGACGGCGACACCCAGGGCTTCCTGGCCCAGCACCTCGGCGCCGCGACCGGCGACATCGTGGACGAGACCGGGGCGAAGGTCGGCGAGCACGACGGCGCCTACGGCTTCACCATCGGCCAGCGCAAGGGCCTGCGGATCGGGCGGCCCGCGCCGGACGGCAAGCCGCGCTACGTGCTGGACATCTCGCCGGTGAACAACACCGTGACGGTCGGCCCGGTGGAGGGCCTGGACGTGCAGGGCCTCACCGCGATCCGCCCGCGCTGGTGCGGCGCCGAGCCGGCGGGGGAGGGGCGCTATACCGCCCAGCTGCGCGCGCACGGCGAGGAGGTGCCGGTGACCGCCTCGGTCGTCGGCGGAGAGCTGCGGGTGCGGCTGGACCGCGCGGTGCGGGGCATCGCGCCGGGGCAGGCCGTGGTGCTCTACGACGGGACCCGGGTGGTGGGTTCGGCCACCATCGCCGAAACTGAGCGGCGGGCCGTGGCGGAGATCTGA
- a CDS encoding cysteine desulfurase family protein gives MPYLDHAATTPMLPEAIAAMTAHLGVTGNASSLHAAGRRARRVIEESRESLAAALGARPSEIVFTGGGTESDNLAVKGLYWSRRDADPARTRVLCSPVEHHAVLDAVHWLAEHEGAQVEYLPVDGYGRVHPEVLRAAVERDPGSVALITVMWANNEVGTLQPITELSAIAREFGIPMHADAVQALGQVPVSFADSGLDALTVTGHKVGGPYGVGALLLSRTVTPVPVLHGGGQERDVRSGTLDVPAAAGFAAAATLAVERQPEQAVLLAALREELIARVRAAVPDAVLNGDPLAAGRLPANAHFSFPGCEGDALLMLLDAAGIECSTGSACSAGVPQPSHVLLAVGADPLLARSSLRFSLGHTSTGADVDALARAIGPVVERARNAGQR, from the coding sequence ATGCCATACCTTGACCATGCGGCCACCACCCCGATGCTCCCCGAGGCGATCGCCGCGATGACGGCGCACCTCGGTGTCACCGGCAACGCCTCCTCCCTGCACGCCGCCGGCCGCCGGGCCCGGCGGGTGATCGAGGAGTCCCGCGAGTCGCTGGCCGCCGCACTGGGCGCCCGGCCGAGCGAGATCGTCTTCACCGGCGGCGGCACCGAGTCCGACAACCTGGCGGTCAAGGGCCTGTACTGGTCCCGCCGGGACGCCGACCCGGCCCGTACCCGGGTGCTGTGCAGCCCGGTCGAGCACCACGCGGTGCTGGACGCGGTGCACTGGCTGGCCGAGCACGAGGGCGCCCAGGTCGAGTACCTGCCGGTCGACGGCTACGGGCGGGTGCACCCCGAGGTGCTGCGCGCGGCCGTCGAGCGGGACCCCGGCTCGGTCGCGCTGATCACCGTGATGTGGGCCAACAACGAGGTCGGCACCCTCCAGCCGATCACCGAACTCTCGGCGATCGCACGCGAGTTCGGCATCCCGATGCACGCCGACGCGGTGCAGGCGCTGGGCCAGGTGCCGGTCTCCTTCGCCGATTCCGGGCTGGACGCGCTGACCGTCACCGGGCACAAGGTCGGCGGCCCGTACGGGGTCGGCGCGCTGCTGCTCTCCCGCACCGTGACGCCGGTGCCGGTGCTGCACGGCGGCGGCCAGGAGCGCGATGTGCGCTCCGGCACCCTGGACGTGCCCGCCGCGGCCGGCTTCGCGGCGGCCGCCACGCTGGCCGTCGAGCGGCAGCCCGAGCAGGCGGTGCTGCTCGCCGCCCTGCGCGAGGAGCTGATCGCCCGGGTGCGCGCCGCCGTCCCCGACGCGGTGCTCAACGGCGACCCGCTCGCCGCCGGCCGGCTGCCCGCCAACGCGCACTTCTCCTTCCCCGGCTGCGAGGGCGACGCGCTGCTGATGCTGCTGGACGCCGCCGGGATCGAGTGCTCCACCGGCTCGGCCTGCTCGGCGGGCGTGCCGCAGCCCAGCCACGTGCTGCTGGCGGTCGGGGCCGACCCGCTGCTGGCCCGCTCCTCGCTGCGCTTCTCGCTGGGGCACACCTCCACCGGCGCGGACGTGGACGCGCTGGCGCGGGCGATCGGCCCGGTGGTGGAGCGGGCCCGCAATGCGGGGCAGCGCTGA
- a CDS encoding cytochrome c biogenesis CcdA family protein — translation MSGLAQTVLALDGSRTITSGALVLAIPVALFAGLVSFFSPCVLPLVPGYLSYVTGFSAVDLAAAAGRRRGRVLLGSVLFIAGFTAVFVSEGVLFGSFGSYLLDYKRPIELVSGALTVLMGLAFAGFLPGFTQREFRSHRRPTVGLIGAPVLGVVFGVGWAPCLGPTLSAVQMLAMEQASAGRGALLSAVYCAGLGLPFVVAAVAFRRALGAFGWVKRHYQGVMRVGGALLVLVGVLLLTGVWDQVVDVIRHWAGELDQSGPISV, via the coding sequence GTGAGCGGGCTCGCGCAGACCGTGCTCGCGCTGGACGGGAGCCGGACCATCACGTCGGGGGCGCTGGTGCTGGCGATACCGGTGGCGCTCTTCGCCGGCCTGGTGTCGTTCTTCTCGCCCTGTGTGCTGCCGCTGGTGCCCGGCTACCTGTCGTACGTCACCGGGTTCTCCGCTGTCGACCTCGCGGCCGCGGCGGGCCGCAGGCGGGGGAGGGTGCTGCTCGGTTCGGTGCTCTTCATCGCCGGGTTCACGGCGGTCTTCGTCTCCGAAGGCGTGCTCTTCGGCTCGTTCGGCAGCTATCTGCTGGACTACAAACGCCCCATCGAACTGGTCTCCGGCGCGCTCACCGTCCTCATGGGTCTGGCCTTCGCGGGCTTCCTGCCGGGGTTCACGCAGCGGGAGTTCAGGTCGCACCGCAGGCCGACCGTCGGGCTGATCGGGGCTCCCGTGCTGGGCGTGGTGTTCGGTGTCGGCTGGGCGCCGTGCCTGGGGCCGACGCTCAGCGCGGTGCAGATGCTCGCGATGGAGCAGGCCAGTGCGGGGCGCGGGGCACTGCTGAGCGCGGTCTACTGTGCCGGGCTCGGGCTGCCTTTCGTGGTCGCGGCGGTGGCTTTCCGGCGGGCGCTCGGTGCGTTCGGCTGGGTCAAGCGCCACTACCAGGGGGTCATGCGGGTGGGCGGCGCCCTGCTGGTGCTGGTCGGCGTGCTGCTGCTGACCGGAGTCTGGGACCAGGTGGTCGACGTCATCCGGCACTGGGCCGGCGAGTTGGACCAGTCGGGCCCGATCTCGGTCTAG
- a CDS encoding RNA methyltransferase, which translates to MRITSRNARFQQWEALLSNRNKRQRSREFLVQGVRPISLAVEYGWPIRALVYDAGRRLSGWAAELLRTVDTETVAMAPELLAELGEKNEDAPELIAVVELPADDLDRIPVRDDFLGVLFDRPTSPGNIGSILRSADAFGAHGMIVSGHAADVYDAKSVRASTGSLFALPAVRVPSHREVADWVSRERAAGCPMVLVGTDERGDCEVFDFDFTQPTLLLIGNETAGLSTAWRELCDYTVSIPMTGSASSLNAANAATAVLYEAARQRIAAGRRG; encoded by the coding sequence ATGCGGATCACCTCACGCAACGCCCGCTTCCAGCAGTGGGAGGCGTTGCTCAGCAACCGGAACAAGCGCCAGCGGTCCAGGGAGTTCCTGGTCCAGGGCGTCCGCCCGATCTCGCTGGCGGTGGAGTACGGCTGGCCGATCCGCGCCCTGGTCTACGACGCGGGTCGGCGGCTCTCGGGCTGGGCCGCCGAACTGCTGCGCACGGTGGACACCGAGACCGTCGCGATGGCCCCGGAGCTGCTGGCCGAGCTGGGCGAGAAGAACGAGGACGCCCCCGAGCTGATCGCGGTCGTCGAGCTCCCCGCCGACGACCTGGACCGGATCCCGGTCCGCGACGACTTCCTCGGCGTCCTCTTCGACCGCCCGACCAGCCCCGGCAACATCGGCAGCATCCTGCGCTCGGCCGACGCCTTCGGCGCGCACGGGATGATCGTCTCCGGCCACGCGGCCGACGTCTACGACGCCAAGTCGGTGCGGGCCAGCACCGGTTCACTCTTCGCGCTGCCGGCGGTCCGGGTCCCCTCGCACCGCGAGGTGGCCGACTGGGTCTCGCGCGAACGGGCGGCCGGCTGCCCGATGGTGCTGGTCGGCACGGACGAGCGCGGCGACTGCGAGGTCTTCGACTTCGACTTCACCCAGCCCACCCTGCTGCTGATCGGCAACGAGACGGCCGGGCTGAGCACCGCCTGGCGCGAGCTGTGCGACTACACGGTGAGCATCCCGATGACGGGCTCGGCCAGTTCGCTCAACGCGGCGAACGCGGCGACGGCAGTGCTGTACGAGGCGGCGCGCCAGCGGATCGCGGCGGGCCGGCGGGGCTGA